A single genomic interval of Bos indicus isolate NIAB-ARS_2022 breed Sahiwal x Tharparkar chromosome 5, NIAB-ARS_B.indTharparkar_mat_pri_1.0, whole genome shotgun sequence harbors:
- the ZNF384 gene encoding zinc finger protein 384 isoform X8, whose protein sequence is MEESHFNSNPYFWPSIPTVSGQIENTMFINKMKDQLLPEKGCGLAPPHYPTLLTVPASVSLPSGISMDTESKSDQLTPHSQASVTQNITVVPVPSTGLMTAGPGLVITSPSGSLVTTATSAQTFPISAPMIVSALPPGSQALQVVPDLSKKVASTLTEEGGGGGGGGGGTVVAAKPPRGRKKKRMLESGLPEMNDPYVLSPEDDDDHQKDGKTYRCRMCSLTFYSKSEMQIHSKSHTETKPHKCPHCSKTFANSSYLAQHIRIHSGAKPYSCNFCEKSFRQLSHLQQHTRIHTGDRPYKCAHPGCEKAFTQLSNLQSHRRQHNKDKPFKCHNCHRAYTDATSLEVHLSTHTVKHAKVYTCTICSRAYTSETYLMKHMRKHNPPDLQQQVQAAAAAAAVAQAQAQAQAQAQAQAQAQAQAQAQAQAQAQASQASQQPQQQQPQPPHFQSPGAAPQGGGGGDSNPNPPPQCSFDLTPYKTAEHHKDICLTVTTSTIQVEHLASS, encoded by the exons ATGGAAGAATCTCACTTCAATTCTAACCCGTACTTCTGGCCTTCAATCCCCACGGTCTCAGGACAG attgaGAACACAATGTTTATCAACAAGATGAAGGATCAGCTGCTGCCAGAGAAGGGCTGTGGGCTGGCTCCGCCCCACTACCCCACCTTGCTGACAGTGCCTGCCTCGGTGTCCCTGCCCTCAGGCATCAGCATGGACACAGAGTCCAAGTCAGACCAGCTGACCCCACACAGCCAGGCATCGGTCACCCAGAACATCACGGTGGTCCCCGTGCCGTCAACAGGACTGATGACCGCTG GTCCTGGCCTGGTTATCACGTCCCCCTCAGGCTCCCTCGTGACCACAGCCACGTCAGCTCAGACCTTCCCCATCTCGGCTCCCATGATTGTCTCAGCTCTTCCCCCTGGCTCACAAGCCCTGCAGGTGGTCCCTGACCTCTCTAAGAAGGTAGCATCAACCCTCACCGAggaaggcggcggcggcggtggtggcGGTGGCGGCACTGTGGTGGCCGCTAAGCCCCCCCGGGGCCGAAAGAAGAAGCGGATGCTGGAGTCAGGGCTGCCAGAGATGAACGACCCTTATGTCCTCTCCCCTGAGGACGACGATGACCATCAGAAAGACGGCAAGACCTACAG GTGCCGGATGTGCTCCCTGACCTTCTACTCGAAGTCGGAGATGCAGATCCACTCCAAGTCCCACACCGAGACCAAGCCCCACAAGTGCCCACACTGCTCCAAGACCTTCGCCAACAGCTCCTACCTGGCCCAGCACATCCGTATCCACTCAGGGGCCAAGCCCTACAGTTGTAACTTCTGTGAGAAATCCTTCCGCCAGCTCTCTCATCTCCAGCAGCACACCCG AATCCACACTGGGGACAGGCCGTACAAATGTGCACACCCAGGCTGCGAGAAAGCCTTCACACAGCTCTCCAACCTGCAG TCCCACAGGCGGCAGCACAACAAAGATAAACCCTTCAAGTGCCACAATTGTCACCGGGCGTACACAGACGCGACCTCGCTGGAGGTGCACCTGTCCACGCACACAGTGAAGCATGCCAAGGTGTACACCTGCACCATCTGTAGCCGGGCGTACACGTCG GAAACGTACCTGATGAAACACATGCGCAAACACAACCCTCCTGATCTCCAGCAGCAGGTgcaggcggcggcggcagcagcagcggtggcccaggcccaggcccaggcccaggcccaagCCCAAGCTCAAGCTcaagcccaggcccaggcccaagcccaggcccaggcccaagCCCAGGCCTCTCAGGCTTCGCAGCAGCCACAGCAACAGCAGCCACAGCCACCACACTTCCAGTCCCCTGGGGCAGccccccagggtgggggtggcggggacaGCAACCCGAACCCTCCACCCCAGTGTTCCTTTGACCTGACGCCCTATAAGACGGCGGAGCATCACAAGGACATCTGCCTCACcgtcaccaccagcaccatccaGGTGGAGCACCTGGCCAGCTCGTAG
- the ZNF384 gene encoding zinc finger protein 384 isoform X1 yields MEESHFNSNPYFWPSIPTVSGQIENTMFINKMKDQLLPEKGCGLAPPHYPTLLTVPASVSLPSGISMDTESKSDQLTPHSQASVTQNITVVPVPSTGLMTAGVSCSQRWRREGSQSRGPGLVITSPSGSLVTTATSAQTFPISAPMIVSALPPGSQALQVVPDLSKKVASTLTEEGGGGGGGGGGTVVAAKPPRGRKKKRMLESGLPEMNDPYVLSPEDDDDHQKDGKTYRSEGNCGTGNGQSLGLMDSVPGSTTNLLCDPGCRMCSLTFYSKSEMQIHSKSHTETKPHKCPHCSKTFANSSYLAQHIRIHSGAKPYSCNFCEKSFRQLSHLQQHTRIHSKVHTEIIKPHKCPHCSKTFANTSYLAQHLRIHSGAKPYNCSYCQKAFRQLSHLQQHTRIHTGDRPYKCAHPGCEKAFTQLSNLQSHRRQHNKDKPFKCHNCHRAYTDATSLEVHLSTHTVKHAKVYTCTICSRAYTSETYLMKHMRKHNPPDLQQQVQAAAAAAAVAQAQAQAQAQAQAQAQAQAQAQAQAQAQAQASQASQQPQQQQPQPPHFQSPGAAPQGGGGGDSNPNPPPQCSFDLTPYKTAEHHKDICLTVTTSTIQVEHLASS; encoded by the exons ATGGAAGAATCTCACTTCAATTCTAACCCGTACTTCTGGCCTTCAATCCCCACGGTCTCAGGACAG attgaGAACACAATGTTTATCAACAAGATGAAGGATCAGCTGCTGCCAGAGAAGGGCTGTGGGCTGGCTCCGCCCCACTACCCCACCTTGCTGACAGTGCCTGCCTCGGTGTCCCTGCCCTCAGGCATCAGCATGGACACAGAGTCCAAGTCAGACCAGCTGACCCCACACAGCCAGGCATCGGTCACCCAGAACATCACGGTGGTCCCCGTGCCGTCAACAGGACTGATGACCGCTG GAGTCTCCTGTTCTCAGaggtggagaagagaagggagtcAATCAAGGG GTCCTGGCCTGGTTATCACGTCCCCCTCAGGCTCCCTCGTGACCACAGCCACGTCAGCTCAGACCTTCCCCATCTCGGCTCCCATGATTGTCTCAGCTCTTCCCCCTGGCTCACAAGCCCTGCAGGTGGTCCCTGACCTCTCTAAGAAGGTAGCATCAACCCTCACCGAggaaggcggcggcggcggtggtggcGGTGGCGGCACTGTGGTGGCCGCTAAGCCCCCCCGGGGCCGAAAGAAGAAGCGGATGCTGGAGTCAGGGCTGCCAGAGATGAACGACCCTTATGTCCTCTCCCCTGAGGACGACGATGACCATCAGAAAGACGGCAAGACCTACAG GAGCGAAGGGAACTGCGGCACAGGAAATGGACAGAGCCTTGGGCTCATGGATTCAGTTCCTGGCTCCACCAcgaacttgctgtgtgaccctgg GTGCCGGATGTGCTCCCTGACCTTCTACTCGAAGTCGGAGATGCAGATCCACTCCAAGTCCCACACCGAGACCAAGCCCCACAAGTGCCCACACTGCTCCAAGACCTTCGCCAACAGCTCCTACCTGGCCCAGCACATCCGTATCCACTCAGGGGCCAAGCCCTACAGTTGTAACTTCTGTGAGAAATCCTTCCGCCAGCTCTCTCATCTCCAGCAGCACACCCG GATCCACTCCAAGGTGCACACGGAGATCATCAAGCCCCACAAGTGCCCGCACTGCTCCAAGACCTTCGCCAACACCTCCTACCTGGCCCAGCACCTCCGTATCCACTCGGGGGCCAAGCCCTACAACTGTTCCTACTGCCAGAAGGCCTTCCGCCAGCTCTCCCACCTCCAGCAGCACACACG AATCCACACTGGGGACAGGCCGTACAAATGTGCACACCCAGGCTGCGAGAAAGCCTTCACACAGCTCTCCAACCTGCAG TCCCACAGGCGGCAGCACAACAAAGATAAACCCTTCAAGTGCCACAATTGTCACCGGGCGTACACAGACGCGACCTCGCTGGAGGTGCACCTGTCCACGCACACAGTGAAGCATGCCAAGGTGTACACCTGCACCATCTGTAGCCGGGCGTACACGTCG GAAACGTACCTGATGAAACACATGCGCAAACACAACCCTCCTGATCTCCAGCAGCAGGTgcaggcggcggcggcagcagcagcggtggcccaggcccaggcccaggcccaggcccaagCCCAAGCTCAAGCTcaagcccaggcccaggcccaagcccaggcccaggcccaagCCCAGGCCTCTCAGGCTTCGCAGCAGCCACAGCAACAGCAGCCACAGCCACCACACTTCCAGTCCCCTGGGGCAGccccccagggtgggggtggcggggacaGCAACCCGAACCCTCCACCCCAGTGTTCCTTTGACCTGACGCCCTATAAGACGGCGGAGCATCACAAGGACATCTGCCTCACcgtcaccaccagcaccatccaGGTGGAGCACCTGGCCAGCTCGTAG
- the ZNF384 gene encoding zinc finger protein 384 isoform X5 encodes MEESHFNSNPYFWPSIPTVSGQIENTMFINKMKDQLLPEKGCGLAPPHYPTLLTVPASVSLPSGISMDTESKSDQLTPHSQASVTQNITVVPVPSTGLMTAGVSCSQRWRREGSQSRGPGLVITSPSGSLVTTATSAQTFPISAPMIVSALPPGSQALQVVPDLSKKVASTLTEEGGGGGGGGGGTVVAAKPPRGRKKKRMLESGLPEMNDPYVLSPEDDDDHQKDGKTYRSEGNCGTGNGQSLGLMDSVPGSTTNLLCDPGCRMCSLTFYSKSEMQIHSKSHTETKPHKCPHCSKTFANSSYLAQHIRIHSGAKPYSCNFCEKSFRQLSHLQQHTRIHTGDRPYKCAHPGCEKAFTQLSNLQSHRRQHNKDKPFKCHNCHRAYTDATSLEVHLSTHTVKHAKVYTCTICSRAYTSETYLMKHMRKHNPPDLQQQVQAAAAAAAVAQAQAQAQAQAQAQAQAQAQAQAQAQAQAQASQASQQPQQQQPQPPHFQSPGAAPQGGGGGDSNPNPPPQCSFDLTPYKTAEHHKDICLTVTTSTIQVEHLASS; translated from the exons ATGGAAGAATCTCACTTCAATTCTAACCCGTACTTCTGGCCTTCAATCCCCACGGTCTCAGGACAG attgaGAACACAATGTTTATCAACAAGATGAAGGATCAGCTGCTGCCAGAGAAGGGCTGTGGGCTGGCTCCGCCCCACTACCCCACCTTGCTGACAGTGCCTGCCTCGGTGTCCCTGCCCTCAGGCATCAGCATGGACACAGAGTCCAAGTCAGACCAGCTGACCCCACACAGCCAGGCATCGGTCACCCAGAACATCACGGTGGTCCCCGTGCCGTCAACAGGACTGATGACCGCTG GAGTCTCCTGTTCTCAGaggtggagaagagaagggagtcAATCAAGGG GTCCTGGCCTGGTTATCACGTCCCCCTCAGGCTCCCTCGTGACCACAGCCACGTCAGCTCAGACCTTCCCCATCTCGGCTCCCATGATTGTCTCAGCTCTTCCCCCTGGCTCACAAGCCCTGCAGGTGGTCCCTGACCTCTCTAAGAAGGTAGCATCAACCCTCACCGAggaaggcggcggcggcggtggtggcGGTGGCGGCACTGTGGTGGCCGCTAAGCCCCCCCGGGGCCGAAAGAAGAAGCGGATGCTGGAGTCAGGGCTGCCAGAGATGAACGACCCTTATGTCCTCTCCCCTGAGGACGACGATGACCATCAGAAAGACGGCAAGACCTACAG GAGCGAAGGGAACTGCGGCACAGGAAATGGACAGAGCCTTGGGCTCATGGATTCAGTTCCTGGCTCCACCAcgaacttgctgtgtgaccctgg GTGCCGGATGTGCTCCCTGACCTTCTACTCGAAGTCGGAGATGCAGATCCACTCCAAGTCCCACACCGAGACCAAGCCCCACAAGTGCCCACACTGCTCCAAGACCTTCGCCAACAGCTCCTACCTGGCCCAGCACATCCGTATCCACTCAGGGGCCAAGCCCTACAGTTGTAACTTCTGTGAGAAATCCTTCCGCCAGCTCTCTCATCTCCAGCAGCACACCCG AATCCACACTGGGGACAGGCCGTACAAATGTGCACACCCAGGCTGCGAGAAAGCCTTCACACAGCTCTCCAACCTGCAG TCCCACAGGCGGCAGCACAACAAAGATAAACCCTTCAAGTGCCACAATTGTCACCGGGCGTACACAGACGCGACCTCGCTGGAGGTGCACCTGTCCACGCACACAGTGAAGCATGCCAAGGTGTACACCTGCACCATCTGTAGCCGGGCGTACACGTCG GAAACGTACCTGATGAAACACATGCGCAAACACAACCCTCCTGATCTCCAGCAGCAGGTgcaggcggcggcggcagcagcagcggtggcccaggcccaggcccaggcccaggcccaagCCCAAGCTCAAGCTcaagcccaggcccaggcccaagcccaggcccaggcccaagCCCAGGCCTCTCAGGCTTCGCAGCAGCCACAGCAACAGCAGCCACAGCCACCACACTTCCAGTCCCCTGGGGCAGccccccagggtgggggtggcggggacaGCAACCCGAACCCTCCACCCCAGTGTTCCTTTGACCTGACGCCCTATAAGACGGCGGAGCATCACAAGGACATCTGCCTCACcgtcaccaccagcaccatccaGGTGGAGCACCTGGCCAGCTCGTAG
- the ZNF384 gene encoding zinc finger protein 384 isoform X2 yields the protein MEESHFNSNPYFWPSIPTVSGQIENTMFINKMKDQLLPEKGCGLAPPHYPTLLTVPASVSLPSGISMDTESKSDQLTPHSQASVTQNITVVPVPSTGLMTAGPGLVITSPSGSLVTTATSAQTFPISAPMIVSALPPGSQALQVVPDLSKKVASTLTEEGGGGGGGGGGTVVAAKPPRGRKKKRMLESGLPEMNDPYVLSPEDDDDHQKDGKTYRSEGNCGTGNGQSLGLMDSVPGSTTNLLCDPGCRMCSLTFYSKSEMQIHSKSHTETKPHKCPHCSKTFANSSYLAQHIRIHSGAKPYSCNFCEKSFRQLSHLQQHTRIHSKVHTEIIKPHKCPHCSKTFANTSYLAQHLRIHSGAKPYNCSYCQKAFRQLSHLQQHTRIHTGDRPYKCAHPGCEKAFTQLSNLQSHRRQHNKDKPFKCHNCHRAYTDATSLEVHLSTHTVKHAKVYTCTICSRAYTSETYLMKHMRKHNPPDLQQQVQAAAAAAAVAQAQAQAQAQAQAQAQAQAQAQAQAQAQAQASQASQQPQQQQPQPPHFQSPGAAPQGGGGGDSNPNPPPQCSFDLTPYKTAEHHKDICLTVTTSTIQVEHLASS from the exons ATGGAAGAATCTCACTTCAATTCTAACCCGTACTTCTGGCCTTCAATCCCCACGGTCTCAGGACAG attgaGAACACAATGTTTATCAACAAGATGAAGGATCAGCTGCTGCCAGAGAAGGGCTGTGGGCTGGCTCCGCCCCACTACCCCACCTTGCTGACAGTGCCTGCCTCGGTGTCCCTGCCCTCAGGCATCAGCATGGACACAGAGTCCAAGTCAGACCAGCTGACCCCACACAGCCAGGCATCGGTCACCCAGAACATCACGGTGGTCCCCGTGCCGTCAACAGGACTGATGACCGCTG GTCCTGGCCTGGTTATCACGTCCCCCTCAGGCTCCCTCGTGACCACAGCCACGTCAGCTCAGACCTTCCCCATCTCGGCTCCCATGATTGTCTCAGCTCTTCCCCCTGGCTCACAAGCCCTGCAGGTGGTCCCTGACCTCTCTAAGAAGGTAGCATCAACCCTCACCGAggaaggcggcggcggcggtggtggcGGTGGCGGCACTGTGGTGGCCGCTAAGCCCCCCCGGGGCCGAAAGAAGAAGCGGATGCTGGAGTCAGGGCTGCCAGAGATGAACGACCCTTATGTCCTCTCCCCTGAGGACGACGATGACCATCAGAAAGACGGCAAGACCTACAG GAGCGAAGGGAACTGCGGCACAGGAAATGGACAGAGCCTTGGGCTCATGGATTCAGTTCCTGGCTCCACCAcgaacttgctgtgtgaccctgg GTGCCGGATGTGCTCCCTGACCTTCTACTCGAAGTCGGAGATGCAGATCCACTCCAAGTCCCACACCGAGACCAAGCCCCACAAGTGCCCACACTGCTCCAAGACCTTCGCCAACAGCTCCTACCTGGCCCAGCACATCCGTATCCACTCAGGGGCCAAGCCCTACAGTTGTAACTTCTGTGAGAAATCCTTCCGCCAGCTCTCTCATCTCCAGCAGCACACCCG GATCCACTCCAAGGTGCACACGGAGATCATCAAGCCCCACAAGTGCCCGCACTGCTCCAAGACCTTCGCCAACACCTCCTACCTGGCCCAGCACCTCCGTATCCACTCGGGGGCCAAGCCCTACAACTGTTCCTACTGCCAGAAGGCCTTCCGCCAGCTCTCCCACCTCCAGCAGCACACACG AATCCACACTGGGGACAGGCCGTACAAATGTGCACACCCAGGCTGCGAGAAAGCCTTCACACAGCTCTCCAACCTGCAG TCCCACAGGCGGCAGCACAACAAAGATAAACCCTTCAAGTGCCACAATTGTCACCGGGCGTACACAGACGCGACCTCGCTGGAGGTGCACCTGTCCACGCACACAGTGAAGCATGCCAAGGTGTACACCTGCACCATCTGTAGCCGGGCGTACACGTCG GAAACGTACCTGATGAAACACATGCGCAAACACAACCCTCCTGATCTCCAGCAGCAGGTgcaggcggcggcggcagcagcagcggtggcccaggcccaggcccaggcccaggcccaagCCCAAGCTCAAGCTcaagcccaggcccaggcccaagcccaggcccaggcccaagCCCAGGCCTCTCAGGCTTCGCAGCAGCCACAGCAACAGCAGCCACAGCCACCACACTTCCAGTCCCCTGGGGCAGccccccagggtgggggtggcggggacaGCAACCCGAACCCTCCACCCCAGTGTTCCTTTGACCTGACGCCCTATAAGACGGCGGAGCATCACAAGGACATCTGCCTCACcgtcaccaccagcaccatccaGGTGGAGCACCTGGCCAGCTCGTAG
- the ZNF384 gene encoding zinc finger protein 384 isoform X7: MEESHFNSNPYFWPSIPTVSGQIENTMFINKMKDQLLPEKGCGLAPPHYPTLLTVPASVSLPSGISMDTESKSDQLTPHSQASVTQNITVVPVPSTGLMTAGVSCSQRWRREGSQSRGPGLVITSPSGSLVTTATSAQTFPISAPMIVSALPPGSQALQVVPDLSKKVASTLTEEGGGGGGGGGGTVVAAKPPRGRKKKRMLESGLPEMNDPYVLSPEDDDDHQKDGKTYRCRMCSLTFYSKSEMQIHSKSHTETKPHKCPHCSKTFANSSYLAQHIRIHSGAKPYSCNFCEKSFRQLSHLQQHTRIHTGDRPYKCAHPGCEKAFTQLSNLQSHRRQHNKDKPFKCHNCHRAYTDATSLEVHLSTHTVKHAKVYTCTICSRAYTSETYLMKHMRKHNPPDLQQQVQAAAAAAAVAQAQAQAQAQAQAQAQAQAQAQAQAQAQAQASQASQQPQQQQPQPPHFQSPGAAPQGGGGGDSNPNPPPQCSFDLTPYKTAEHHKDICLTVTTSTIQVEHLASS; encoded by the exons ATGGAAGAATCTCACTTCAATTCTAACCCGTACTTCTGGCCTTCAATCCCCACGGTCTCAGGACAG attgaGAACACAATGTTTATCAACAAGATGAAGGATCAGCTGCTGCCAGAGAAGGGCTGTGGGCTGGCTCCGCCCCACTACCCCACCTTGCTGACAGTGCCTGCCTCGGTGTCCCTGCCCTCAGGCATCAGCATGGACACAGAGTCCAAGTCAGACCAGCTGACCCCACACAGCCAGGCATCGGTCACCCAGAACATCACGGTGGTCCCCGTGCCGTCAACAGGACTGATGACCGCTG GAGTCTCCTGTTCTCAGaggtggagaagagaagggagtcAATCAAGGG GTCCTGGCCTGGTTATCACGTCCCCCTCAGGCTCCCTCGTGACCACAGCCACGTCAGCTCAGACCTTCCCCATCTCGGCTCCCATGATTGTCTCAGCTCTTCCCCCTGGCTCACAAGCCCTGCAGGTGGTCCCTGACCTCTCTAAGAAGGTAGCATCAACCCTCACCGAggaaggcggcggcggcggtggtggcGGTGGCGGCACTGTGGTGGCCGCTAAGCCCCCCCGGGGCCGAAAGAAGAAGCGGATGCTGGAGTCAGGGCTGCCAGAGATGAACGACCCTTATGTCCTCTCCCCTGAGGACGACGATGACCATCAGAAAGACGGCAAGACCTACAG GTGCCGGATGTGCTCCCTGACCTTCTACTCGAAGTCGGAGATGCAGATCCACTCCAAGTCCCACACCGAGACCAAGCCCCACAAGTGCCCACACTGCTCCAAGACCTTCGCCAACAGCTCCTACCTGGCCCAGCACATCCGTATCCACTCAGGGGCCAAGCCCTACAGTTGTAACTTCTGTGAGAAATCCTTCCGCCAGCTCTCTCATCTCCAGCAGCACACCCG AATCCACACTGGGGACAGGCCGTACAAATGTGCACACCCAGGCTGCGAGAAAGCCTTCACACAGCTCTCCAACCTGCAG TCCCACAGGCGGCAGCACAACAAAGATAAACCCTTCAAGTGCCACAATTGTCACCGGGCGTACACAGACGCGACCTCGCTGGAGGTGCACCTGTCCACGCACACAGTGAAGCATGCCAAGGTGTACACCTGCACCATCTGTAGCCGGGCGTACACGTCG GAAACGTACCTGATGAAACACATGCGCAAACACAACCCTCCTGATCTCCAGCAGCAGGTgcaggcggcggcggcagcagcagcggtggcccaggcccaggcccaggcccaggcccaagCCCAAGCTCAAGCTcaagcccaggcccaggcccaagcccaggcccaggcccaagCCCAGGCCTCTCAGGCTTCGCAGCAGCCACAGCAACAGCAGCCACAGCCACCACACTTCCAGTCCCCTGGGGCAGccccccagggtgggggtggcggggacaGCAACCCGAACCCTCCACCCCAGTGTTCCTTTGACCTGACGCCCTATAAGACGGCGGAGCATCACAAGGACATCTGCCTCACcgtcaccaccagcaccatccaGGTGGAGCACCTGGCCAGCTCGTAG
- the ZNF384 gene encoding zinc finger protein 384 isoform X6, whose product MEESHFNSNPYFWPSIPTVSGQIENTMFINKMKDQLLPEKGCGLAPPHYPTLLTVPASVSLPSGISMDTESKSDQLTPHSQASVTQNITVVPVPSTGLMTAGPGLVITSPSGSLVTTATSAQTFPISAPMIVSALPPGSQALQVVPDLSKKVASTLTEEGGGGGGGGGGTVVAAKPPRGRKKKRMLESGLPEMNDPYVLSPEDDDDHQKDGKTYRSEGNCGTGNGQSLGLMDSVPGSTTNLLCDPGCRMCSLTFYSKSEMQIHSKSHTETKPHKCPHCSKTFANSSYLAQHIRIHSGAKPYSCNFCEKSFRQLSHLQQHTRIHTGDRPYKCAHPGCEKAFTQLSNLQSHRRQHNKDKPFKCHNCHRAYTDATSLEVHLSTHTVKHAKVYTCTICSRAYTSETYLMKHMRKHNPPDLQQQVQAAAAAAAVAQAQAQAQAQAQAQAQAQAQAQAQAQAQAQASQASQQPQQQQPQPPHFQSPGAAPQGGGGGDSNPNPPPQCSFDLTPYKTAEHHKDICLTVTTSTIQVEHLASS is encoded by the exons ATGGAAGAATCTCACTTCAATTCTAACCCGTACTTCTGGCCTTCAATCCCCACGGTCTCAGGACAG attgaGAACACAATGTTTATCAACAAGATGAAGGATCAGCTGCTGCCAGAGAAGGGCTGTGGGCTGGCTCCGCCCCACTACCCCACCTTGCTGACAGTGCCTGCCTCGGTGTCCCTGCCCTCAGGCATCAGCATGGACACAGAGTCCAAGTCAGACCAGCTGACCCCACACAGCCAGGCATCGGTCACCCAGAACATCACGGTGGTCCCCGTGCCGTCAACAGGACTGATGACCGCTG GTCCTGGCCTGGTTATCACGTCCCCCTCAGGCTCCCTCGTGACCACAGCCACGTCAGCTCAGACCTTCCCCATCTCGGCTCCCATGATTGTCTCAGCTCTTCCCCCTGGCTCACAAGCCCTGCAGGTGGTCCCTGACCTCTCTAAGAAGGTAGCATCAACCCTCACCGAggaaggcggcggcggcggtggtggcGGTGGCGGCACTGTGGTGGCCGCTAAGCCCCCCCGGGGCCGAAAGAAGAAGCGGATGCTGGAGTCAGGGCTGCCAGAGATGAACGACCCTTATGTCCTCTCCCCTGAGGACGACGATGACCATCAGAAAGACGGCAAGACCTACAG GAGCGAAGGGAACTGCGGCACAGGAAATGGACAGAGCCTTGGGCTCATGGATTCAGTTCCTGGCTCCACCAcgaacttgctgtgtgaccctgg GTGCCGGATGTGCTCCCTGACCTTCTACTCGAAGTCGGAGATGCAGATCCACTCCAAGTCCCACACCGAGACCAAGCCCCACAAGTGCCCACACTGCTCCAAGACCTTCGCCAACAGCTCCTACCTGGCCCAGCACATCCGTATCCACTCAGGGGCCAAGCCCTACAGTTGTAACTTCTGTGAGAAATCCTTCCGCCAGCTCTCTCATCTCCAGCAGCACACCCG AATCCACACTGGGGACAGGCCGTACAAATGTGCACACCCAGGCTGCGAGAAAGCCTTCACACAGCTCTCCAACCTGCAG TCCCACAGGCGGCAGCACAACAAAGATAAACCCTTCAAGTGCCACAATTGTCACCGGGCGTACACAGACGCGACCTCGCTGGAGGTGCACCTGTCCACGCACACAGTGAAGCATGCCAAGGTGTACACCTGCACCATCTGTAGCCGGGCGTACACGTCG GAAACGTACCTGATGAAACACATGCGCAAACACAACCCTCCTGATCTCCAGCAGCAGGTgcaggcggcggcggcagcagcagcggtggcccaggcccaggcccaggcccaggcccaagCCCAAGCTCAAGCTcaagcccaggcccaggcccaagcccaggcccaggcccaagCCCAGGCCTCTCAGGCTTCGCAGCAGCCACAGCAACAGCAGCCACAGCCACCACACTTCCAGTCCCCTGGGGCAGccccccagggtgggggtggcggggacaGCAACCCGAACCCTCCACCCCAGTGTTCCTTTGACCTGACGCCCTATAAGACGGCGGAGCATCACAAGGACATCTGCCTCACcgtcaccaccagcaccatccaGGTGGAGCACCTGGCCAGCTCGTAG